A section of the Pseudomonas flavescens genome encodes:
- the betA gene encoding choline dehydrogenase, translated as MSQEFDYIIIGAGSAGNVLATRLTEDASVSVLLLEAGGPDYRLDFRTQMPAALAFPLQGRRYNWAYETDPEPYMDNRRMECGRGKGLGGSSLINGMCYIRGNAMDFDNWAKQPGLEDWSYLDCLPYFRKAETRDIGANDYHGDSGPVSVTTPKADNNPLFHAMVEAGVQAGYPRTEDLNGYQQEGFGPMDRTVTPEGRRASTARGYLDQARERANLTIATHATTDRILFDGKRANGVAYLQGNGNTPIIATARREVLLCAGAIASPQILQRSGVGPGELLRSLNIDVVHELPGVGANLQDHLEVYVQYACTQPVSLYPALKMLNQPGIGAKWLLAGDGIGASNQFEAGGFIRSREEFEWPNLQYHFLPVAINYNGSNAVKEHGFQAHVGSMRSPSRGRVQVKSKDPRQHPSILFNYMSHEQDWQEFRDGIRLTREIINQPALDPYRGRELSPGAHVQSDAELDAFIREHAETAFHPSCSCKMGEDAMAVVDGQGRVHGVQGLRVVDASIMPEIITGNLNATTIMIAEKIADRIRGNEALPRSTAPYYTANGKPVRGTPQRAVEAMRTAS; from the coding sequence ATGTCCCAAGAATTCGATTACATCATCATCGGCGCCGGCTCCGCCGGTAACGTGCTGGCGACCCGCCTGACCGAAGACGCCAGCGTCAGCGTGCTGCTGCTGGAAGCCGGCGGCCCGGATTATCGCCTCGACTTCCGTACCCAGATGCCTGCCGCCCTGGCCTTTCCGTTGCAGGGCCGCCGCTACAACTGGGCTTACGAGACCGACCCGGAACCGTACATGGACAACCGCCGTATGGAGTGCGGACGCGGCAAGGGCCTGGGCGGTTCGTCGCTGATCAACGGCATGTGCTATATCCGCGGCAACGCCATGGACTTCGACAACTGGGCCAAGCAGCCCGGCCTCGAAGACTGGAGCTACCTGGATTGCCTGCCGTATTTCCGCAAGGCGGAAACCCGCGACATCGGTGCCAACGATTATCACGGTGACAGCGGCCCCGTCAGCGTGACCACGCCCAAGGCCGACAACAACCCGTTGTTCCACGCCATGGTCGAGGCCGGCGTGCAGGCGGGCTACCCGCGTACCGAGGACCTCAACGGTTACCAGCAGGAAGGCTTCGGCCCGATGGATCGCACCGTGACCCCGGAAGGCCGCCGCGCCAGCACGGCACGTGGCTATCTGGATCAGGCCCGCGAGCGCGCCAACCTGACCATCGCCACCCACGCGACCACCGACCGCATCCTGTTCGACGGCAAGCGCGCCAACGGCGTTGCCTACCTGCAGGGCAACGGCAATACGCCGATCATCGCCACGGCACGCCGCGAAGTGCTGTTGTGCGCAGGTGCCATTGCCTCGCCACAGATTCTGCAGCGCTCCGGCGTTGGCCCTGGCGAGCTGCTGCGCAGCCTGAACATCGACGTGGTGCACGAGCTACCCGGCGTGGGCGCCAATCTGCAGGATCACCTGGAGGTGTACGTGCAGTACGCCTGCACCCAGCCGGTGTCGTTGTACCCGGCCCTGAAGATGCTCAACCAGCCCGGGATCGGCGCAAAATGGCTGCTGGCCGGCGACGGCATCGGCGCCAGCAATCAGTTCGAGGCCGGTGGTTTCATTCGCTCGCGCGAAGAGTTCGAGTGGCCGAACCTGCAGTACCACTTCCTGCCGGTGGCGATCAATTACAACGGCAGCAATGCGGTGAAAGAGCACGGCTTCCAGGCCCACGTGGGCTCGATGCGCTCGCCAAGTCGCGGCCGCGTGCAGGTCAAGTCGAAGGACCCGCGCCAGCACCCGAGCATCCTGTTCAATTACATGTCCCATGAGCAGGACTGGCAGGAGTTTCGCGACGGCATTCGCCTGACCCGGGAGATCATCAACCAACCCGCTCTCGATCCGTACCGCGGCCGTGAACTGAGCCCCGGTGCTCATGTACAGAGCGATGCCGAGCTGGATGCCTTCATCCGCGAACACGCAGAGACGGCATTCCATCCATCCTGCTCGTGCAAGATGGGCGAGGACGCCATGGCGGTAGTCGATGGCCAGGGCCGCGTGCATGGTGTACAGGGCCTGCGCGTGGTGGACGCGTCGATCATGCCGGAGATCATCACCGGCAACCTCAATGCCACCACCATCATGATCGCCGAGAAGATCGCCGACCGCATTCGTGGCAATGAGGCACTGCCGCGCAGCACCGCGCCCTATTACACCGCCAATGGCAAACCGGTACGCGGCACCCCGCAGCGCGCGGTCGAAGCGATGCGAACGGCCAGTTAG
- the torT gene encoding TMAO reductase system periplasmic protein TorT, producing MRCLLLLAMLWSSLSAAAWFSQPVLVDGQLHVYQPTNAASEPWRICVLIPNAKDRYWWGVAWGLQQEAQRLGVRLGIYEAGGYDHPEVQVRQFDHCVSKGADGFLIAGINPSDLCSRIAVQQSAGRPVIDLINGLGCETLSSRSRVDFADMASATVNYLTTLSEGRPIRVGWLPGPADAGWIKDAERGLHAALQGTAITLVHGGYGPLDRSRQAQLARELFKNEPALDYVIGNAEAALFATELVNSARSPTRVLSLYATDRVLQQVREGDILAAPTDSPVIQARIALDLAVRGLQGEVLPAIISPQVEILDARALKRFDLERLAPPERYRMTTQELPN from the coding sequence ATGCGCTGTCTGTTGTTGCTCGCTATGCTCTGGTCGAGCCTTTCGGCGGCGGCGTGGTTTTCTCAGCCTGTTCTTGTCGATGGTCAGTTGCATGTCTATCAGCCGACGAATGCAGCCAGTGAGCCCTGGCGTATTTGCGTGCTGATCCCGAATGCCAAGGATCGTTACTGGTGGGGCGTAGCCTGGGGGTTGCAGCAGGAAGCTCAGCGTCTGGGCGTACGGCTTGGCATCTACGAGGCCGGCGGCTACGACCATCCCGAGGTTCAGGTCAGGCAGTTCGACCATTGTGTCAGTAAAGGCGCCGATGGCTTCTTGATCGCTGGCATCAATCCTTCCGACCTGTGTTCACGCATCGCGGTTCAGCAAAGCGCCGGGCGCCCGGTGATCGACCTCATCAATGGCCTTGGCTGTGAAACGCTGAGCTCACGTTCTCGTGTCGACTTCGCCGATATGGCCAGCGCTACCGTGAATTATCTGACCACGCTCAGTGAAGGTCGGCCAATTCGTGTCGGCTGGTTGCCGGGGCCTGCCGATGCCGGCTGGATAAAGGACGCCGAGCGTGGCTTGCACGCCGCTTTGCAGGGAACCGCCATCACGTTGGTGCACGGCGGTTATGGCCCGCTGGATCGCAGTCGTCAGGCGCAGCTGGCGCGCGAGCTGTTCAAGAACGAGCCTGCGCTCGACTACGTGATCGGAAACGCCGAGGCGGCACTGTTCGCCACCGAACTGGTGAACAGCGCCCGTTCGCCCACTCGGGTGTTGTCGCTCTACGCCACGGATCGCGTGCTGCAGCAGGTGCGCGAAGGCGACATACTGGCCGCCCCGACCGACTCTCCAGTGATTCAGGCACGTATCGCCCTGGATCTCGCGGTACGCGGTCTGCAGGGCGAAGTGCTACCCGCCATCATCAGTCCGCAGGTCGAGATACTCGATGCCCGTGCCCTCAAGCGCTTCGATCTCGAGCGCCTGGCACCGCCGGAGCGCTATCGGATGACGACTCAGGAACTGCCGAACTAA
- a CDS encoding ATP-binding protein — MPTAVPPTLRYPQGPLLACLSGQANEDALLGHVAELARQRGRPWIAVAVGGSARHERLHTPERLCEQLGGSYVQLQGNDCAALLIDFAHARQAAGLWCAGTGRRSLSGSLLRKGDGFEIGVLNLPGRLTERKVLQPTAPFSEYLLAIAAAVVGALLALGVSRWLDLPNISLIFLAAVLLVAVRSSTGPALLCALLSFGAYGFYFLPPAWSVMIHREQDILTLVFFMLMALLTGNLAARQRRQYRDLQQAQTQTQQLLLFAERLSNARDHTDLLQAMARQLDIPAAQLCLLGLDENGRWQTLDGSPTDLSELERISAEHAWRNAQPRGYDSHSLARPHWWWWPLLEIDRPLALLGVRTGQGDAPPIDQRRLISALLPLLSNALARVKIAEALAHSRLHHETERLRSALLASVSHDLRTPLTAMRGNIETLQLFADSLDAGVRDELLQDTGTEAARLDRYIQNLLDMTRLGHGGLRLERDWVSADDLIAAALQRLQPVLQPLQVSHDVPADTPLLWIQGALIEQALINVLENAARFSPPGGEIGIRVRNDGDWLNIAVSDQGPGIPADEQARIFDMFYTAARGDRGGGGTGLGLAICQGMLNAHGGKVSVASVVGQGSTLTLQLPLAAPPDDEPGENEAISHE; from the coding sequence ATGCCTACCGCTGTACCTCCTACCCTGCGTTATCCACAGGGGCCTCTACTGGCCTGCCTGAGCGGCCAGGCGAACGAAGACGCCCTGCTCGGCCATGTCGCCGAATTGGCGCGACAACGTGGCAGACCCTGGATCGCCGTGGCGGTGGGCGGCAGTGCTCGGCATGAGCGGCTGCACACACCGGAACGTCTTTGCGAACAACTGGGCGGCAGTTACGTGCAACTGCAGGGCAATGATTGCGCTGCCCTGCTCATCGACTTCGCCCATGCCAGACAGGCAGCGGGCCTGTGGTGCGCCGGCACAGGGCGGCGCTCACTGAGCGGCTCGCTATTACGCAAGGGGGACGGTTTCGAGATCGGCGTCCTGAACCTGCCAGGCAGGCTCACCGAACGCAAGGTGCTGCAGCCCACGGCGCCGTTCAGCGAATACCTGCTGGCCATCGCTGCGGCGGTGGTCGGCGCACTGCTGGCTCTGGGCGTTTCGCGCTGGCTCGACCTGCCGAACATTTCCCTGATATTTCTCGCCGCCGTGCTGCTGGTGGCCGTGCGCAGCAGCACCGGCCCGGCACTGCTGTGCGCGTTGCTGTCGTTCGGCGCCTACGGCTTCTACTTCCTGCCACCGGCCTGGTCGGTGATGATCCACCGCGAGCAGGACATCCTCACCCTGGTGTTCTTCATGCTGATGGCCCTGCTCACCGGCAACCTCGCCGCCCGCCAGCGGCGACAGTACCGGGACCTGCAGCAGGCTCAGACGCAGACCCAGCAATTGCTGCTGTTCGCCGAGCGCCTGAGCAACGCCCGTGATCACACTGATCTGCTGCAGGCCATGGCCCGCCAGTTGGATATCCCCGCTGCGCAACTGTGTCTGCTGGGCCTGGATGAAAATGGTCGCTGGCAAACGCTGGATGGCAGCCCTACCGACCTCAGCGAGCTGGAGCGGATCAGTGCCGAACATGCCTGGCGCAACGCGCAACCACGCGGCTACGACAGCCACAGCCTGGCGCGCCCGCACTGGTGGTGGTGGCCATTGCTGGAAATCGATCGACCGCTGGCGCTGCTTGGCGTGCGCACCGGGCAGGGCGACGCGCCGCCCATCGACCAGCGGCGCCTGATCAGCGCCCTGCTGCCACTGCTGAGCAACGCGCTGGCCCGGGTGAAGATCGCTGAAGCCCTCGCCCATTCGCGCCTGCATCACGAAACCGAGCGGCTGCGCAGTGCCCTGCTGGCCTCGGTATCCCATGACCTGCGCACGCCGTTGACCGCCATGCGCGGCAATATCGAAACCCTGCAACTGTTCGCCGACAGCCTCGACGCAGGTGTTCGCGACGAGTTGCTGCAGGACACCGGCACCGAAGCCGCGCGACTGGATCGCTATATCCAGAACCTGCTGGACATGACCCGCCTCGGCCATGGAGGCCTGCGCCTGGAACGCGACTGGGTGAGTGCCGACGATCTGATCGCCGCCGCCCTGCAACGCTTGCAGCCGGTGCTGCAGCCCCTGCAGGTCAGCCACGATGTGCCGGCCGATACGCCACTGCTGTGGATCCAGGGCGCGTTGATCGAGCAGGCGCTGATCAACGTGCTGGAAAACGCTGCCCGCTTCTCCCCACCCGGCGGCGAAATCGGCATTCGCGTCCGTAACGACGGCGACTGGCTGAACATTGCCGTGAGCGACCAGGGCCCCGGCATTCCCGCGGACGAGCAGGCACGCATCTTCGACATGTTCTACACCGCCGCACGGGGAGACCGTGGCGGCGGAGGCACCGGCCTGGGCCTGGCGATCTGCCAGGGCATGCTCAATGCCCACGGCGGCAAGGTGAGCGTCGCCTCGGTCGTCGGCCAGGGCAGCACACTGACCCTGCAACTGCCGCTGGCGGCGCCCCCTGACGATGAACCCGGCGAAAACGAGGCCATTTCCCATGAGTGA
- the betB gene encoding betaine-aldehyde dehydrogenase — translation MARFADQKLYIGGQYVDSSSGATLQSINPANGEVLANIQRASQDDVERAVVSAEQGQKVWAAMTAMQRSRILRRAVDILRERNDELAELETLDTGKPLSETRYVDIVTGADVLEYYAGLIPAIEGEQIPLRDTSFVYTRREPLGVVAGIGAWNYPIQIALWKSAPALAAGNAMIFKPSEVTSLTTLKLAEIYSEAGLPDGVFNVLTGSGSEVGQWLTEHPRIEKISFTGGTVTGKKVMASASSSSLKEVTMELGGKSPLIIFEDADLDRAADIALMANFYSSGQVCTNGTRVFVPRALQARFESKVLERVKRIRLGSPQDDNTNFGPLVSFAHMERVLGYIESGRQQGARLLIGGERVTTGEYANGAYVAPTVFTDCRDDMTIVREEIFGPVMSILIYDSEEEVIRRANDTDYGLAAGIVTRDLNRAHRVIHKLEAGICWINTWGESAAEMPVGGYKQSGVGRENGLTTLAHYTRIKSVQVELGDYASVF, via the coding sequence ATGGCTCGATTCGCAGACCAGAAGCTCTATATAGGCGGCCAGTACGTCGACTCAAGCAGCGGCGCCACCTTGCAAAGCATCAACCCAGCCAACGGCGAGGTGCTGGCCAACATCCAGCGCGCCAGCCAGGACGATGTCGAACGTGCCGTGGTCAGTGCCGAGCAGGGCCAGAAAGTCTGGGCCGCGATGACCGCCATGCAGCGCTCACGCATCCTGCGTCGTGCCGTGGATATTCTCCGTGAGCGCAATGACGAGCTGGCCGAGCTGGAAACCCTCGACACTGGCAAGCCGCTGAGCGAAACCCGCTACGTCGATATCGTCACCGGCGCCGATGTACTCGAGTATTACGCTGGTCTGATCCCGGCCATCGAGGGCGAACAGATCCCGCTGCGCGACACCAGCTTCGTCTATACCCGCCGCGAGCCGCTGGGTGTGGTCGCCGGTATCGGTGCCTGGAACTACCCGATCCAGATCGCCCTGTGGAAATCCGCTCCAGCCCTCGCCGCTGGCAACGCGATGATCTTCAAGCCCAGCGAAGTCACCTCGCTGACCACCCTCAAACTGGCCGAAATCTACAGCGAGGCTGGCCTGCCCGATGGCGTGTTCAACGTGCTGACCGGTAGCGGCAGTGAAGTGGGCCAGTGGCTCACCGAGCATCCGCGGATCGAGAAGATTTCCTTCACCGGCGGCACGGTCACCGGCAAGAAGGTCATGGCCAGTGCTTCCAGCTCATCGCTCAAGGAAGTGACTATGGAGCTGGGCGGCAAGTCGCCGCTGATCATTTTCGAAGACGCCGATCTGGACCGCGCCGCCGACATCGCGCTGATGGCCAACTTCTACAGCTCCGGTCAGGTGTGCACCAACGGCACGCGGGTCTTCGTGCCACGCGCGCTGCAGGCTCGTTTCGAGAGCAAGGTGCTGGAGCGGGTCAAGCGCATCCGCCTGGGCAGCCCACAGGATGACAACACCAACTTCGGCCCGCTGGTCAGCTTCGCCCACATGGAGCGCGTGCTCGGCTACATCGAGTCGGGTCGCCAGCAAGGCGCTCGCCTGCTGATCGGCGGTGAGCGGGTGACCACGGGTGAATATGCCAATGGCGCCTACGTGGCACCGACCGTGTTCACCGATTGCCGTGACGACATGACCATCGTGCGCGAGGAAATCTTCGGCCCGGTGATGAGCATCCTCATCTACGACAGCGAAGAGGAAGTCATCCGCCGCGCCAACGACACCGACTACGGCCTGGCCGCCGGCATCGTCACCCGCGACCTGAATCGTGCGCACCGGGTTATCCACAAGCTGGAAGCAGGCATCTGCTGGATCAATACCTGGGGCGAATCCGCTGCCGAAATGCCGGTGGGCGGCTACAAGCAATCCGGCGTCGGCCGCGAGAACGGCCTGACCACGCTGGCTCATTACACCCGAATCAAATCCGTGCAGGTCGAACTGGGCGATTACGCCTCGGTGTTCTGA
- a CDS encoding response regulator, whose protein sequence is MSEATILLVDDEAAIRKFLRIGLQAQNYRVIEADGGEVALRLAALEQPDLVVLDLGLPDLDGQQVLTRLREWSSVPVLVLSVRAGEKDKVMALDQGANDYVSKPFGVQEFLARVRALLRNRPSAERPAAALVNGPLRVDFAFRRVTLDDQDVGLTRKEYAVLETLARHPGMVVTQQQLLRDIWGPSHVEHSHYLRIVIAHLRQKLGDDPAAPRLIITEAGVGYRLVDRDS, encoded by the coding sequence ATGAGTGAAGCGACCATTCTGCTGGTCGACGACGAGGCAGCCATCCGCAAGTTTCTGCGCATCGGCCTGCAGGCCCAGAACTATCGGGTAATCGAAGCCGACGGTGGCGAAGTGGCCCTGCGACTGGCGGCACTGGAGCAACCGGATCTGGTGGTGCTCGACCTCGGCCTGCCGGATCTGGACGGCCAGCAGGTACTGACGCGACTGCGTGAATGGTCGAGCGTGCCGGTGCTGGTGCTTTCGGTGCGTGCCGGGGAAAAGGACAAGGTCATGGCGCTCGACCAGGGCGCCAACGACTACGTCAGCAAACCCTTCGGCGTGCAGGAATTCCTCGCCCGCGTACGCGCCCTGCTGCGCAATCGACCATCGGCCGAAAGGCCTGCGGCAGCACTGGTCAACGGGCCACTGCGGGTCGACTTCGCCTTTCGCCGGGTCACTCTGGACGATCAGGATGTCGGCCTGACGCGCAAGGAATACGCCGTGCTGGAGACGCTCGCCCGGCACCCTGGCATGGTCGTCACCCAACAGCAGCTGCTGCGCGACATCTGGGGACCCAGCCATGTCGAGCACAGCCATTACCTGCGCATCGTCATCGCTCACCTGCGGCAGAAACTGGGCGACGACCCGGCCGCACCGCGGCTGATCATCACCGAAGCCGGGGTCGGCTATCGGCTGGTGGATAGGGATAGCTGA
- the betI gene encoding transcriptional regulator BetI, which translates to MPKVGMQPIRRSQLIAATLEAVDQVGMSDASIAYIARLAGVSNGIISHYFQDKNGLLEATMRHLMQALSEAVHARYRLLREDTPQARLRAIIDGNFDETQVSGPAMKTWLAFWASSMHHPSLRRLQRVNDQRLYSNLCGQFRRVLPQPQARAAARGMAALIDGLWLRGALSGERFDTRQAAQIAYDYLDLQLAKADTNPS; encoded by the coding sequence ATGCCCAAGGTCGGAATGCAGCCGATCCGCCGCTCGCAGTTGATTGCGGCGACCCTCGAAGCCGTCGACCAGGTTGGCATGAGCGATGCCAGCATCGCCTATATCGCACGCCTCGCCGGCGTGTCGAACGGCATCATCAGCCACTACTTCCAGGACAAGAACGGCTTGCTGGAAGCGACCATGCGCCACCTGATGCAGGCGCTCAGCGAGGCCGTCCATGCCCGCTACCGGCTGCTGCGCGAAGACACCCCACAGGCGCGCCTGCGCGCGATCATCGACGGCAACTTCGACGAGACGCAGGTCAGCGGCCCAGCGATGAAGACCTGGCTGGCATTCTGGGCCAGCAGCATGCACCACCCCTCCCTGCGTCGCCTGCAGCGAGTCAACGACCAGCGCCTGTACTCCAACCTGTGCGGCCAGTTCCGCCGAGTGCTGCCGCAACCGCAAGCCCGTGCTGCCGCCCGTGGCATGGCGGCGCTGATCGACGGTCTGTGGCTGCGCGGTGCATTGTCCGGGGAACGCTTCGATACCCGCCAGGCGGCGCAGATCGCCTACGACTACCTCGACCTGCAACTGGCCAAGGCCGACACCAACCCCAGCTGA
- the mdtD gene encoding multidrug transporter subunit MdtD produces the protein MTLLDARTARLLPWIVAIAFFMQTLDGTILNTALPSMAADLSEDPLRMQSVVIAYMLTVALLIPASGWLADRFGTRHIFFGAILLFSLGSLLCAVSQSLNMLVIARIIQGLGGALMMPVGRLVVLRAYPRTELVRIMSFITLPGLLGPLIGPTLGGWLVEYTSWHWIFLLNLPVGAIGCWAAFRFMPDLRGPERTRFDLIGFLLFGAAMLLITMALEGLGELHLPHVRVMLLLLGGLACLAAYWLRAGRTPNALFPPSLFHTRSFAVGILGNIFARLGSGALPFLTPLLLQLGMGYSPAQAGMSMIPLALAAMAMKPLAKPLIDRLGYRRILTSNTVLLGLLIASMALVDGQTSHVQLAIQLTLIGAINSLQFTAMNTVTLIDLRDSEASSGNGLLSVVVQLSMSMGIAAAAALLGGFNLDNQGAADGVLGAFQATYLCVGLLSILAAGIFLQLSPEDGRSARRVEVDVDE, from the coding sequence ATGACCTTGCTCGACGCCCGCACTGCCCGCCTGCTGCCCTGGATCGTCGCCATCGCGTTCTTCATGCAGACGCTGGACGGCACCATCCTCAACACCGCTCTGCCGAGCATGGCCGCCGATCTCTCCGAAGACCCGCTGCGCATGCAGTCGGTGGTCATCGCCTACATGCTCACGGTGGCACTGCTGATCCCCGCCTCCGGCTGGCTGGCGGATCGCTTCGGCACCCGGCACATATTCTTTGGCGCCATCCTGTTGTTCAGCCTCGGCTCGCTGCTGTGCGCCGTCTCGCAGTCGCTGAACATGCTGGTGATCGCACGCATCATCCAGGGTCTCGGCGGCGCGCTGATGATGCCGGTAGGTCGTCTGGTGGTGCTGCGCGCCTATCCGCGTACCGAGCTGGTACGGATCATGAGTTTCATCACCCTGCCCGGCCTGCTCGGGCCGCTGATCGGCCCCACCCTGGGCGGCTGGCTGGTGGAGTACACCAGCTGGCACTGGATCTTCCTGCTCAACCTGCCGGTCGGCGCCATCGGCTGCTGGGCCGCCTTCCGCTTCATGCCGGACTTGCGCGGCCCCGAACGCACGCGGTTCGATCTAATCGGCTTCCTGCTCTTCGGCGCCGCCATGCTGTTGATCACCATGGCGCTCGAAGGCCTCGGCGAACTGCACTTGCCCCATGTCCGGGTGATGCTGCTGTTGCTCGGTGGCCTGGCGTGTCTGGCCGCGTACTGGCTGCGCGCCGGGCGCACGCCCAATGCGCTGTTCCCGCCCAGCCTGTTCCACACCCGCAGTTTCGCGGTGGGCATTCTCGGCAATATCTTCGCCCGCCTGGGCAGCGGCGCCCTGCCGTTCCTCACGCCACTGCTGCTGCAATTGGGCATGGGTTACTCACCGGCCCAGGCGGGCATGAGCATGATCCCCCTGGCCCTGGCCGCCATGGCCATGAAGCCGCTGGCCAAGCCATTGATCGACCGCCTCGGCTACCGCCGCATCCTGACCAGCAACACCGTGCTGCTAGGCCTGCTGATCGCCAGCATGGCCCTGGTCGACGGGCAGACCTCCCACGTGCAACTGGCCATTCAGCTGACCCTCATCGGCGCCATCAACTCCTTGCAGTTCACCGCCATGAACACCGTGACCCTGATCGACCTGCGCGATAGCGAGGCCAGCAGCGGCAACGGCCTGCTGTCCGTGGTGGTGCAACTGTCGATGAGCATGGGGATCGCCGCCGCCGCGGCACTGCTTGGCGGTTTCAACCTGGACAATCAGGGTGCTGCAGATGGCGTACTGGGCGCCTTCCAGGCCACTTACCTGTGCGTCGGCCTGCTGTCGATACTGGCGGCAGGCATCTTCCTGCAGCTGTCGCCGGAAGACGGACGCAGCGCCCGACGCGTGGAGGTGGACGTCGACGAGTAA
- the dbpA gene encoding ATP-dependent RNA helicase DbpA, giving the protein MTATAFSSLALSPAMLANLESLGYAQMTPIQAQSLPVMLKGMDLIAQAKTGSGKTAAFGIGLLAPLNPRYFGCQALVLCPTRELADQVAKELRRLARGEDNIKILTLCGGVPFGPQIGSLEHGAQIIVGTPGRVQQHLAKGTLKLDGLNTLVLDEADRMLDMGFYDSIAEIIGQTPERRQTLLFSATYPAGIKQLSATFMRNPQQVKVEALHDDSQIEQRFYEITPEERLDAVVKLLNSYRPTSCVAFCFTKQQCQEVVDHLTAKGISAAALHGDLEQRDRDQVLATFANRSLSVLVATDVAARGLDIDALDMVINVELARDSEIHIHRVGRTGRAGEKGLAMSLVAPAEGHRAQAIENLQKSPLNWHPLSSLKHQGGAPLQPLMMTLCIGAGRKDKLRPGDILGALTGEGGIPGAQVGKIAIFDFQAYVAVERSLAVQALKCLSEGKIKGRSLRVRTL; this is encoded by the coding sequence GTGACCGCCACCGCTTTTTCCTCGCTTGCCCTGTCGCCCGCCATGCTGGCGAACCTCGAGTCCCTCGGTTACGCGCAGATGACGCCTATCCAGGCCCAGAGCCTGCCGGTCATGCTCAAGGGCATGGACCTGATCGCCCAGGCCAAGACCGGCAGTGGCAAGACCGCCGCCTTTGGCATCGGCCTGCTGGCCCCCCTCAACCCGCGCTACTTCGGCTGCCAGGCGCTGGTGCTGTGCCCCACTCGCGAGCTGGCCGATCAGGTCGCCAAGGAACTGCGCCGCCTGGCCCGGGGCGAAGACAACATCAAGATCCTCACCCTTTGCGGTGGCGTGCCCTTCGGCCCGCAAATCGGCTCTCTGGAGCACGGCGCGCAGATCATTGTCGGCACCCCCGGCCGGGTGCAGCAGCACCTGGCCAAAGGCACGCTAAAACTCGACGGCCTCAATACCCTGGTGCTCGACGAAGCCGATCGCATGCTCGACATGGGCTTCTACGACAGCATCGCCGAGATCATCGGGCAGACCCCGGAGCGCCGCCAGACGCTGCTGTTCTCGGCCACCTACCCGGCCGGCATCAAACAGTTGTCCGCGACCTTCATGCGCAACCCGCAGCAGGTCAAGGTCGAAGCGCTGCACGACGACAGCCAGATCGAACAGCGTTTCTATGAGATCACGCCTGAAGAGCGCCTGGACGCCGTGGTCAAGCTGCTCAACAGCTACCGCCCGACATCCTGCGTGGCCTTCTGCTTCACCAAGCAACAATGCCAGGAAGTCGTCGACCACCTCACCGCCAAGGGCATCTCGGCCGCCGCCCTGCACGGAGACCTCGAACAACGCGACCGCGATCAGGTATTGGCGACCTTTGCCAACCGCAGCCTGTCCGTTCTGGTCGCCACCGATGTGGCGGCGCGTGGCCTGGACATCGACGCACTGGACATGGTGATCAACGTCGAACTGGCGCGCGACTCGGAAATTCACATTCACCGTGTTGGCCGCACCGGTCGTGCAGGCGAGAAAGGCCTGGCCATGAGCCTGGTTGCCCCGGCCGAAGGTCATCGTGCCCAAGCCATCGAAAACCTGCAAAAGTCGCCACTCAACTGGCACCCGCTGAGCAGCTTGAAACACCAAGGGGGCGCGCCGCTGCAGCCGCTCATGATGACGCTGTGCATCGGTGCTGGGCGCAAAGACAAACTGCGCCCCGGCGATATTCTCGGTGCACTCACGGGCGAGGGCGGCATCCCTGGCGCGCAGGTCGGCAAGATCGCCATTTTCGACTTCCAGGCCTATGTAGCCGTCGAACGCAGCCTGGCCGTGCAAGCACTCAAGTGCCTCAGCGAAGGCAAGATCAAAGGCCGCTCATTACGCGTGCGCACGTTGTAA